Proteins from a genomic interval of Deltaproteobacteria bacterium:
- a CDS encoding C4-type zinc ribbon domain-containing protein, producing MDIEVLKQLQEIDLQQDTLLQEKIELEESLRKDFEESKEVQELIDALGKSFEQLESERKSKESEVQQTNEMIKRWDMRLKDASTGREYQAFMREINSAKKDISNMENTIMKLMEEIEQVNKNKEKEIKNLEIINNRLKQVKEKSEGRISFLTQKLNELESHRNSMSKGIEQNLLSMYEQIKKQRKIAIVNVSNGVCQGCYMNIPPQLYNEIMMNNRLIRCPHCQRILYYKAEEKVQKQKIKKSRKVV from the coding sequence TTGGATATTGAGGTATTGAAGCAACTGCAGGAAATTGATCTCCAGCAAGACACGTTATTGCAAGAAAAAATTGAGTTGGAAGAGAGTTTAAGAAAGGATTTTGAGGAAAGCAAAGAGGTGCAAGAACTTATAGATGCGTTGGGTAAAAGTTTTGAACAACTTGAAAGTGAAAGGAAGTCAAAAGAATCAGAGGTTCAGCAAACAAATGAGATGATAAAAAGATGGGATATGAGGTTAAAAGATGCGTCAACAGGCAGAGAGTATCAAGCATTTATGAGAGAAATTAATAGTGCTAAGAAAGACATCAGTAATATGGAGAATACTATAATGAAGCTGATGGAAGAGATTGAACAGGTAAATAAAAATAAAGAGAAAGAGATTAAAAATCTTGAGATAATAAACAACAGGTTAAAACAGGTTAAAGAAAAAAGCGAAGGCAGGATTTCTTTTTTAACGCAAAAATTAAATGAACTTGAATCTCATCGTAATAGCATGTCAAAAGGTATAGAACAAAATCTGCTGAGTATGTATGAACAGATAAAAAAACAGAGAAAAATTGCGATAGTGAATGTCTCGAATGGTGTGTGCCAGGGTTGCTACATGAATATCCCTCCCCAGTTGTATAATGAGATCATGATGAATAACAGACTCATTAGATGTCCTCATTGTCAGAGGATTCTTTATTATAAGGCTGAGGAGAAGGTTCAGAAACAAAAAATAAAAAAGAGCAGAAAAGTAGTGTAA
- a CDS encoding polyprenyl synthetase family protein — protein sequence MRYAVFNGGKRLRPLIAIASADYLNIRIDRTIYAIAGIIEIIHTYSLIHDDLPAMDDSSLRRGKPTVHKMFNEPIAILAGDALLTYAFEALGNIAIFKKSGDIKNLLVELAHHIGTAGLVGGQVVDIEAKNKKIGMDDIDFIHRNKTAALIRFSAIAPAVFFKRKSKIHELRDYGESLGMAFQIGDDIDDHDKSENNGEPSIVNVVGLDTAKDLFYEYIDKAKSLVKQKENNKYLIGICDWVKESFNL from the coding sequence ATGAGATATGCTGTATTTAACGGGGGTAAGAGATTAAGACCATTGATAGCAATTGCATCCGCTGACTATCTAAATATAAGAATAGACAGAACGATTTACGCAATAGCTGGTATCATAGAGATCATACACACCTATTCACTAATACATGATGATCTGCCTGCGATGGATGATTCAAGCCTCAGGAGAGGAAAACCAACGGTTCATAAAATGTTTAATGAGCCCATAGCAATACTTGCAGGCGATGCTCTTCTTACTTATGCGTTTGAAGCACTCGGAAATATTGCAATTTTCAAAAAAAGCGGAGACATAAAAAACCTTTTGGTTGAATTGGCGCATCACATAGGTACAGCCGGGCTTGTCGGAGGGCAGGTTGTTGATATAGAAGCTAAAAACAAGAAAATCGGCATGGATGATATAGATTTTATTCATAGAAACAAAACCGCAGCACTTATAAGATTCTCAGCCATTGCACCTGCCGTATTTTTTAAGAGAAAGTCAAAAATTCATGAGCTTAGAGACTATGGTGAATCGCTCGGTATGGCTTTTCAGATAGGTGACGATATTGACGATCATGATAAATCAGAGAATAATGGTGAGCCATCTATAGTAAATGTTGTGGGACTTGATACTGCAAAGGATTTGTTTTATGAATATATAGATAAGGCAAAAAGCCTTGTAAAGCAAAAAGAGAATAACAAATATCTTATAGGTATATGCGATTGGGTAAAAGAGAGTTTTAACCTATGA